One genomic segment of Amycolatopsis granulosa includes these proteins:
- a CDS encoding DUF6779 domain-containing protein, giving the protein MTGEGDETRGRVVTRPWFLIGLVLVVGATIPLVLADDVRFMRLGIVAALWAALIGAFLAVRYRRQATDTEEAVAQAQEVYELELEREIAARREFELEVEAETRQRIESESRSELDALRAEIASLRDNLQNLFGGEVLLERVALTAQATRMRALREEQRVVEPGPAKPVQIAAATKREGADRPTEFIERVREKEAARSGGRPSAPEPRRPEVSLDLPARRVVNAEPVDAERTRVQPAAKKPERPQARPVEPSRPAPNRPERARPPAATAPVKRELPRVEQPTEVAKVVEPDRPPRAERPAANLSAAFPTRVTRPVQPSVAQPRGEAARDEGSRAEPPRNEPEPGKPAVPEDHPAINETLPVEVRKLAQQGRPGGRRRRAEEDEAPTGRRRRPVESEAPRIADEPEEERATASRRSTAGAAVTGRRSADSSGYRSGAAISGRRSAEATTGRAAEEPTGRRHRSDGETPSRTATGRRAKPDADDPRAGRRAVVDEDTGSHSAGRSVSELLAANGKTATPRRRRRAED; this is encoded by the coding sequence ATGACTGGCGAGGGTGACGAGACGCGCGGCCGCGTCGTGACCAGGCCGTGGTTTCTCATCGGCCTGGTCCTCGTGGTCGGCGCCACGATTCCGCTGGTGCTGGCCGACGACGTGCGCTTCATGCGGCTGGGGATCGTCGCGGCGCTGTGGGCGGCGCTGATCGGCGCTTTCCTCGCGGTGCGGTACCGCCGCCAGGCGACCGACACCGAGGAGGCGGTCGCGCAGGCGCAGGAGGTCTACGAGCTGGAGCTCGAGCGCGAGATCGCCGCGCGGCGCGAGTTCGAGCTGGAGGTCGAAGCCGAGACGCGGCAGCGCATCGAGTCCGAGTCGCGCAGCGAGCTGGACGCCCTGCGTGCGGAAATCGCGTCCCTGCGGGACAACCTGCAGAACCTCTTCGGTGGCGAGGTGCTGCTCGAGCGCGTGGCGCTGACCGCGCAGGCCACCCGCATGCGGGCGCTGCGCGAGGAGCAGCGGGTCGTCGAGCCCGGCCCGGCCAAGCCGGTGCAGATCGCCGCCGCCACGAAGCGGGAGGGTGCCGACCGGCCCACCGAATTCATCGAGCGCGTGCGGGAGAAGGAGGCGGCGCGCAGCGGTGGCCGGCCGAGCGCGCCGGAGCCGCGGCGGCCCGAGGTGTCGCTGGACCTGCCCGCGCGCCGGGTCGTCAACGCCGAACCCGTGGACGCGGAACGGACCCGGGTGCAACCGGCGGCGAAGAAGCCGGAGCGCCCGCAGGCCCGGCCGGTCGAGCCGAGCCGTCCCGCGCCCAATCGTCCGGAACGCGCCCGCCCGCCCGCCGCCACGGCGCCCGTCAAGCGCGAACTGCCGCGCGTCGAGCAGCCGACGGAGGTCGCCAAGGTCGTCGAACCGGACCGCCCGCCGCGCGCGGAACGTCCGGCGGCCAACCTGTCCGCGGCGTTCCCGACGCGCGTGACGCGCCCGGTGCAGCCGTCGGTCGCCCAGCCGCGTGGCGAGGCCGCCCGTGACGAGGGTTCCCGGGCGGAGCCGCCGCGGAACGAGCCGGAACCCGGGAAACCGGCGGTACCGGAGGACCACCCCGCGATCAACGAGACCCTGCCGGTCGAGGTCCGGAAGCTGGCGCAGCAGGGCCGGCCGGGTGGCCGCCGTCGCCGGGCCGAGGAGGACGAGGCGCCCACCGGCCGCCGTCGCCGACCGGTGGAGAGCGAAGCGCCGCGCATCGCCGACGAGCCGGAGGAGGAACGGGCGACAGCCTCACGCCGGTCCACGGCCGGCGCCGCGGTCACGGGCCGCCGGTCGGCCGATTCCAGCGGGTACCGGTCCGGCGCGGCCATCTCGGGCCGGCGTTCCGCGGAAGCCACGACGGGCCGCGCGGCCGAGGAGCCGACCGGCCGCCGTCACCGCTCGGATGGCGAAACCCCGTCCCGGACGGCCACCGGCCGCCGCGCGAAGCCCGACGCGGATGATCCGCGAGCCGGCCGCCGCGCCGTGGTGGACGAGGACACCGGCTCGCACTCCGCGGGGCGCTCGGTGAGCGAACTGCTGGCCGCCAACGGCAAGACGGCGACTCCGCGACGCCGCCGCCGCGCCGAGGACTGA
- the folP gene encoding dihydropteroate synthase, which translates to MTTGAPDRCLVMGVLNVTPDSFSDGGRYLDLDAALAHAHEMWERGADIIDVGGESTRPGSARVDAETEIGRVLPVVRALAADGLRLSVDTTRAAVAEAALDAGARIINDVSGGLADPDMAKVAAAGQVPWVLMHWRGHSKDMNALATYTDVVSEVRDELRARVDAALAAGVPPEKIILDPGLGFAKRGEHDWALLNRLDVFLGMGFPVLVGASRKRFLGSLLAVDGVPRPPDGREDATAAVSAIAAVKGAWGVRVHNVGSSLDAVAVAAAWRSGHA; encoded by the coding sequence ATGACCACCGGCGCGCCGGACCGTTGTCTGGTGATGGGCGTCCTGAACGTCACGCCGGACTCGTTCTCCGACGGCGGCCGGTACCTGGATCTGGACGCGGCGCTGGCTCACGCGCACGAGATGTGGGAGCGCGGCGCGGACATCATCGACGTGGGCGGCGAGTCGACCCGGCCCGGGTCCGCCCGGGTGGACGCGGAGACCGAGATCGGCCGTGTGCTGCCGGTGGTGCGCGCGCTGGCGGCGGACGGCCTCCGGTTGTCGGTCGACACCACCCGCGCGGCGGTCGCGGAGGCGGCGCTGGACGCGGGTGCCCGGATCATCAACGACGTGTCGGGCGGGCTGGCCGACCCGGACATGGCGAAGGTGGCCGCGGCCGGTCAGGTGCCGTGGGTGCTGATGCACTGGCGCGGGCACAGCAAGGACATGAACGCGCTGGCGACGTACACCGACGTGGTGTCGGAGGTCCGGGACGAGCTGCGTGCGCGGGTCGACGCGGCGCTGGCCGCCGGGGTTCCGCCGGAGAAGATCATCCTCGATCCGGGGCTGGGGTTCGCCAAACGCGGTGAGCACGACTGGGCGTTGCTGAACCGGCTGGATGTGTTCCTGGGCATGGGTTTCCCGGTGCTGGTGGGGGCGTCGCGCAAGCGGTTCCTGGGCAGCCTGCTGGCCGTCGACGGGGTGCCGCGCCCGCCGGACGGCCGGGAGGACGCGACGGCGGCGGTGTCGGCGATCGCGGCGGTCAAGGGCGCGTGGGGGGTGCGGGTGCACAACGTGGGTTCCTCGCTGGACGCGGTCGCGGTGGCCGCGGCGTGGCGGAGCGGGCATGCCTGA
- the ftsH gene encoding ATP-dependent zinc metalloprotease FtsH, with the protein MDRKRLLRNPLLWIVAVVLIFLLVNTLTDSDRGYTQAPTSQAIAQIDENNVKEANLEDKEQQLKLTLNNKIDVDGQQVDQIIAPFPSEAAGAIYGKLIEKKNIKFTTTVTQQGFFTQILYYIIPLGLLLLLLMWMMNNAQGGGNRVLNFGKSKAKQLNKDMPKTTFADVAGADEAVEELYEIKDFLQNPARYQALGAKIPKGVLLYGPPGTGKTLLARAVAGEAGVPFYTISGSDFVEMFVGVGASRVRDLFEQAKQTAPCIIFVDEIDAVGRQRGAGLGGGHDEREQTLNQLLVEMDGFDSRGGIILIAATNRPDILDPALLRPGRFDRQIPVSAPDLAGRRAILEVHSKGKPLAQGVDLNALAKRTVGMSGADLANVINEAALLTARQNGHVITDAALEESVDRVVGGPARKSRIISEQEKKITAYHEGGHALAAWAMPDLEPVYKLTILPRGRTGGHALVVPEDDKQLMTRSEMIARLVFAMGGRTAEELVFHEPTTGASSDIEQATKIAKAMVMEYGMSARLGAVKYGQDQGDPFLGRSAGRQPDYSLEVAHEIDEEVRKLIETAHTEAWEVLNTYRDVLDDLVLELLEKETLTRKDLSRIFATVEKRPHITVFNEFGERTPSDKPPIKTPGELAMERGEPWPPPEKKPAPRQVPTPVGTAPGGADLPGGPPYHQPEPPSNPYAPPSPGGNYPPSNGGRPYGPNGTGQWPQPNGGNQAGPPNYGAPPGWTPATHPGGPGPAWRPNQGEQPRQGDRFGGSEEGQHRRNPDEQDGQDRQ; encoded by the coding sequence ATGGACCGGAAGCGCCTGCTCAGGAACCCGCTGCTGTGGATCGTCGCGGTTGTGTTGATCTTCCTCTTGGTCAACACCCTCACCGACAGCGACCGCGGTTACACCCAGGCACCCACTTCACAGGCGATCGCGCAGATCGACGAGAACAACGTGAAGGAAGCCAACCTGGAGGACAAGGAGCAGCAGCTCAAGCTGACGCTCAACAACAAGATCGATGTCGACGGTCAGCAGGTCGATCAGATCATCGCGCCGTTCCCGTCGGAGGCGGCCGGGGCGATCTACGGGAAGCTGATCGAGAAGAAGAACATCAAGTTCACCACCACGGTGACGCAGCAGGGCTTCTTCACGCAGATCCTGTACTACATCATCCCGCTGGGCCTGCTGCTCCTGCTGCTCATGTGGATGATGAACAACGCCCAGGGCGGCGGGAACCGCGTCCTGAACTTCGGCAAGTCCAAGGCCAAACAGCTGAACAAGGACATGCCGAAGACGACCTTCGCCGACGTCGCGGGGGCGGATGAGGCGGTCGAAGAGCTCTACGAGATCAAGGACTTCCTGCAGAACCCGGCCCGCTACCAGGCGCTGGGCGCGAAGATCCCGAAGGGCGTGCTGCTCTACGGCCCGCCCGGCACCGGTAAGACGCTGCTCGCGCGCGCGGTTGCCGGTGAGGCCGGCGTGCCGTTCTACACGATCTCCGGTTCGGACTTCGTCGAGATGTTCGTCGGTGTCGGCGCCTCCCGGGTGCGGGACCTGTTCGAGCAGGCCAAGCAGACCGCCCCGTGCATCATCTTCGTCGACGAGATCGACGCGGTCGGCCGCCAGCGTGGCGCCGGCCTCGGCGGTGGTCACGACGAGCGCGAGCAGACGCTGAACCAGCTGCTCGTCGAGATGGACGGCTTCGACTCGCGCGGCGGCATCATCCTGATCGCGGCGACGAACCGGCCGGACATCCTCGACCCGGCGCTGCTGCGCCCGGGCCGGTTCGACCGGCAGATCCCGGTGTCCGCGCCGGACCTGGCCGGCCGGCGCGCCATCCTCGAGGTGCATTCGAAGGGCAAGCCGCTGGCCCAGGGCGTCGACCTCAACGCGCTGGCGAAGCGCACCGTCGGCATGTCCGGTGCCGATCTGGCCAACGTCATCAACGAGGCCGCGCTGCTCACCGCCCGGCAGAACGGGCACGTGATCACGGACGCGGCGCTCGAGGAGTCGGTCGACCGGGTGGTCGGCGGCCCGGCGCGCAAGAGCCGGATCATCTCCGAGCAGGAGAAGAAGATCACCGCCTACCACGAGGGCGGGCATGCGCTGGCGGCGTGGGCGATGCCGGATCTGGAGCCGGTCTACAAGCTCACGATCCTGCCGCGTGGCCGCACCGGTGGGCACGCGCTGGTCGTCCCCGAGGACGACAAGCAGTTGATGACCCGCTCCGAGATGATCGCCCGGCTGGTGTTCGCGATGGGGGGCCGCACCGCCGAGGAACTGGTCTTCCACGAGCCGACCACCGGCGCGTCGTCCGACATCGAGCAGGCGACCAAGATCGCCAAGGCGATGGTCATGGAGTACGGCATGAGCGCCCGCCTGGGTGCCGTGAAGTACGGCCAGGATCAGGGCGACCCGTTCCTGGGACGCTCCGCAGGGCGCCAGCCGGACTACTCGCTCGAGGTCGCGCACGAGATCGACGAAGAGGTGCGCAAGCTCATCGAGACCGCGCACACCGAGGCGTGGGAGGTGCTCAACACCTACCGCGACGTGCTCGACGACCTGGTGCTGGAGCTCCTGGAGAAGGAGACGCTCACCCGCAAGGACCTCTCGCGGATCTTCGCGACCGTCGAGAAGCGGCCGCACATCACCGTGTTCAACGAGTTCGGTGAGCGCACCCCGTCGGACAAGCCGCCGATCAAGACGCCGGGTGAGCTGGCGATGGAGCGCGGCGAGCCGTGGCCGCCGCCGGAGAAGAAGCCGGCGCCGCGTCAGGTGCCGACCCCGGTCGGGACCGCTCCGGGCGGCGCTGACCTGCCCGGTGGGCCGCCGTACCACCAGCCGGAACCACCGTCGAACCCGTACGCGCCCCCGTCACCGGGCGGCAACTACCCGCCGTCCAACGGCGGCCGCCCGTACGGCCCGAACGGCACCGGCCAGTGGCCGCAGCCCAACGGCGGCAACCAGGCCGGCCCGCCGAACTACGGTGCGCCTCCGGGGTGGACCCCGGCGACGCACCCGGGTGGACCGGGACCGGCGTGGCGCCCGAACCAGGGCGAGCAGCCACGACAGGGTGACCGGTTCGGCGGCTCCGAGGAGGGCCAGCACCGGCGGAACCCCGACGAGCAGGACGGTCAAGATCGACAGTGA
- a CDS encoding DUF3180 domain-containing protein: MHFTRPRELVIAGLIGLVVAYLLFRFAYGDLPQLPRPAGATLLVLAVIEIPLAFSMRSRVRSGRLVNAVSAARTVALAKASSLLGAIMLGAWAGIAGALIPRAPELAAASRDLYSVAIGAVCAAVLIAAALWLEHCCRTPDDDERDPDHHPTG; this comes from the coding sequence ATGCACTTCACGCGGCCTCGTGAGCTGGTGATCGCCGGGCTGATCGGGCTGGTGGTCGCGTACCTGCTGTTCCGGTTCGCCTACGGTGACCTGCCCCAGCTGCCGCGGCCGGCCGGCGCGACCCTGCTGGTACTCGCGGTGATCGAAATCCCGCTCGCGTTCTCGATGCGATCACGGGTGCGGTCCGGCCGGCTCGTCAACGCCGTGTCGGCGGCCCGCACGGTGGCGCTCGCGAAGGCGTCCTCGCTGCTGGGCGCGATCATGCTCGGGGCGTGGGCCGGCATCGCCGGCGCGCTGATCCCGCGGGCACCCGAGCTGGCCGCGGCGTCGAGAGACCTCTACAGCGTCGCGATCGGGGCGGTGTGCGCCGCGGTGCTGATCGCCGCGGCGCTGTGGCTGGAACACTGCTGCCGCACCCCCGACGACGACGAGCGTGATCCCGATCATCACCCGACCGGTTAA
- the folE gene encoding GTP cyclohydrolase I FolE gives MDSELTPEEGPVFDQARAEKAVRELLEAVGENPDREGLRDTPARVARAYREMFAGLYTDPAAVLERTFDESHEELVLVTDIPMYSTCEHHLVPFHGVAHVGYIPNSHGKVTGLSKLARLVDLYAKRPQVQERLTSQIADALVRKLEPRGVIVVVEAEHLCMSMRGIRKPGARTTTSAVRGMLQTSARSRAEALDLIKGRR, from the coding sequence ATCGACAGTGAGCTGACGCCCGAGGAGGGTCCGGTCTTCGACCAGGCGCGTGCCGAGAAGGCGGTGCGTGAGCTGCTGGAGGCCGTGGGCGAGAACCCGGACCGGGAGGGTCTGCGTGACACCCCGGCCCGGGTCGCTCGCGCCTATCGGGAGATGTTCGCCGGGCTGTACACCGATCCGGCGGCAGTGCTGGAACGCACCTTCGACGAGTCGCACGAAGAGCTCGTGCTGGTCACCGACATCCCGATGTACAGCACCTGCGAGCACCACCTCGTGCCGTTCCACGGGGTGGCGCACGTCGGGTACATCCCGAACAGCCACGGCAAGGTCACCGGCCTGTCGAAGCTGGCGCGGCTGGTCGACCTCTACGCGAAGCGCCCGCAGGTGCAGGAGCGGCTCACGTCGCAGATCGCCGACGCGCTGGTGCGCAAGCTGGAGCCGCGCGGGGTGATCGTCGTGGTCGAGGCCGAGCACCTGTGCATGTCGATGCGTGGTATCCGCAAGCCGGGTGCCCGCACGACGACGTCCGCGGTGCGCGGCATGCTCCAGACGTCCGCGAGGTCCCGGGCGGAGGCGCTGGACCTCATCAAGGGCCGTCGATGA
- a CDS encoding Rossmann-like and DUF2520 domain-containing protein, whose product MERAEEFCCHERPQGHAVSRPARLGVGVISAGRVGSVVGAALARAGHTVVAASGISAASQARAERMLPGVPLAPPDQVATSTDLVLLAVPDDELAGLVRGLAATGSWRPGQIVVHTSGAHGLDVLAPAAEAGALPLALHPVMTFTGRSEDLDRLTACSVGVTAEAGDEAAWNVGEALTVEMGAEPVRVPEAARPLYHAALAHGANHLITLVDDCVDLLRSAGIANAERMLGPLLSAALDNALRHGDRALTGPVARGDTGTLRTHLEVLEATEPAIVPAYTALARRTARRAEAAGLLDAGAAADITELLEGPGNP is encoded by the coding sequence CTGGAACGAGCTGAGGAGTTCTGCTGCCATGAGCGTCCACAGGGGCACGCCGTGAGCCGGCCCGCCCGGCTCGGCGTCGGAGTGATCTCCGCCGGCCGCGTGGGCAGCGTCGTCGGCGCCGCGCTGGCCCGCGCAGGGCACACCGTGGTCGCCGCCTCCGGTATCTCCGCCGCCTCCCAGGCCCGTGCCGAGCGCATGCTGCCCGGCGTCCCGCTGGCACCGCCGGACCAGGTCGCCACCTCCACCGATCTCGTGCTGCTCGCGGTACCCGACGACGAGCTCGCCGGCCTGGTCCGCGGGCTGGCCGCCACCGGATCCTGGCGGCCGGGTCAGATCGTCGTGCACACCTCCGGCGCGCACGGTCTCGACGTGCTCGCGCCCGCGGCGGAAGCCGGTGCGCTGCCGCTGGCCCTGCACCCGGTGATGACGTTCACCGGCCGCTCCGAGGATCTGGACCGGCTGACCGCGTGCAGCGTGGGCGTCACCGCCGAGGCCGGCGACGAGGCGGCGTGGAACGTCGGCGAGGCGCTGACGGTGGAGATGGGCGCGGAGCCGGTGCGCGTGCCGGAAGCCGCCCGGCCGCTCTACCACGCGGCGCTCGCGCACGGCGCCAACCACCTGATCACCCTGGTCGACGACTGCGTGGACCTGTTGCGGAGCGCGGGAATCGCCAACGCCGAGCGCATGCTCGGCCCACTGTTGTCCGCCGCGCTGGACAACGCGCTGCGCCACGGCGACCGCGCCCTGACCGGTCCGGTCGCCCGCGGCGACACCGGTACGCTGCGCACGCACCTCGAGGTGCTCGAAGCCACCGAGCCCGCGATCGTGCCCGCCTACACCGCACTCGCGCGGCGCACCGCGCGGCGCGCGGAAGCGGCCGGCCTGCTCGACGCCGGTGCCGCCGCCGACATCACCGAACTCCTGGAAGGGCCGGGAAACCCGTGA
- the folK gene encoding 2-amino-4-hydroxy-6-hydroxymethyldihydropteridine diphosphokinase: MRAVLSLGSNLGDRLGHLKSVIDFFRPAVVAVSSVYETEPWGVEDQPDFLNAVCIVDDPARDEWAWLRAGQSLEARAGRVREVRWGPRTLDVDVVTVDGVRSDDPELLLPHPGTPDRASVLIPWMEIEPDAVLPGHGPIRELLEARPESDRASVRLLHPFPR, from the coding sequence GTGAGGGCGGTTCTGTCGCTGGGTTCGAACCTCGGTGACCGGCTGGGACACCTGAAGTCCGTGATCGACTTCTTCCGGCCCGCCGTCGTCGCGGTGTCCAGTGTGTACGAAACGGAGCCGTGGGGTGTCGAGGACCAGCCGGACTTCCTGAACGCGGTGTGCATTGTGGACGATCCGGCCCGGGACGAGTGGGCGTGGCTGCGCGCCGGCCAATCGCTGGAGGCACGTGCCGGCCGGGTCCGCGAGGTGCGATGGGGCCCGCGGACGCTGGACGTGGACGTGGTGACGGTCGACGGTGTCCGCTCGGACGACCCGGAACTGCTGCTGCCGCACCCGGGAACGCCGGACCGCGCCAGCGTGCTGATCCCGTGGATGGAGATCGAGCCGGACGCGGTGCTGCCCGGCCACGGCCCGATCCGCGAGCTGCTGGAGGCGCGCCCCGAGTCGGACCGCGCCTCCGTGCGCCTGCTGCACCCCTTTCCCCGCTGA
- a CDS encoding MerR family transcriptional regulator — protein MGRVDGTFTIGELSRRTGLPVKTIRFYSDEGLLPPADRTGSGYRLYDVTAMARLELIKTLRELGLGLAEVSAVLDRETSVSRLARRHLDALDEQIRRLRLRRAVLRAVVKRKSELAEVELMNKLASMSDEERARLVAEFWREMTDGLAVDTEFYERMRSAKPELPDDPSPEQLEAWIEFAELIQDPEFRAAIRRMSERHADAVEAGAEFDPPPQEWSGWSERAQQALEAGLPPESPEGRALADDIARTWARDGQDPADHTFRTSLADRIAAGTDRGAERYWQLMAIMNGWPEIPARVPAVEWLTAALRA, from the coding sequence ATGGGACGCGTGGACGGGACATTCACCATCGGCGAGTTGAGCCGGCGCACCGGGTTGCCGGTGAAGACCATCCGGTTCTACTCCGACGAGGGGTTGCTCCCGCCCGCCGACCGCACCGGATCCGGTTACCGGCTCTACGACGTGACGGCCATGGCCCGGCTCGAGCTGATCAAGACGCTGCGCGAGCTCGGCCTGGGGCTGGCCGAGGTGTCCGCGGTGCTGGACCGGGAGACGAGCGTGTCCCGGCTGGCGCGCCGCCATCTGGACGCGCTGGACGAGCAGATCCGCAGGCTCCGGCTGCGGCGCGCGGTGCTGCGTGCGGTCGTGAAGCGGAAATCCGAACTGGCGGAGGTGGAACTGATGAACAAACTCGCATCGATGTCCGATGAGGAGCGGGCGCGTCTGGTGGCGGAGTTCTGGCGGGAGATGACCGACGGGCTGGCCGTCGACACCGAGTTCTACGAACGGATGCGCTCGGCGAAACCGGAACTGCCCGACGACCCGTCGCCCGAACAGCTGGAGGCGTGGATCGAGTTCGCGGAGCTGATCCAGGACCCGGAGTTCCGGGCCGCGATCCGGCGCATGAGCGAGCGGCATGCGGACGCCGTGGAGGCGGGCGCGGAATTCGACCCGCCGCCGCAGGAGTGGTCCGGGTGGAGCGAGCGGGCACAACAGGCGCTGGAAGCAGGGCTGCCGCCGGAATCCCCGGAAGGCCGCGCACTGGCCGACGACATCGCGCGAACGTGGGCGCGGGACGGGCAGGACCCGGCCGACCACACGTTCCGCACGTCGCTGGCCGACCGGATCGCCGCCGGGACCGACCGCGGGGCCGAACGGTACTGGCAGCTGATGGCGATCATGAACGGCTGGCCGGAGATACCGGCACGCGTACCAGCGGTCGAGTGGCTGACCGCGGCCTTGCGCGCCTGA
- a CDS encoding PrsW family glutamic-type intramembrane protease, protein MLLPVLGLVVLAACGLTVLGVVTAQVGPLAVAIGVAAALVPVAVVVAAILWVDRWEPEPAKLLLVAFFWGACLAAITALLINNTAETVGDLLLGEGRGSKLSALLSAPLVEEAAKASFVLVVLLRRADEFDGIIDGIVYAGFTAAGFAFSENIYYFGRAFADYGFGDATSTGVVAAFVLRGVMSPFTHPLFAALTGIGLGYAARADNRTVKILAPLGGYLAAVLLHALWNGAAVLGGAKTFLNVYFLIMVPLFVAVVLLILLQRRREQRIVTAALPAMVQARLIAPSEVELLSTLAGRREWRREARQQSGRAAAKAVARYQASVTELAFLRRRAGTPDHEQRKRELLATLRSSRADAVRLAGEGEHSR, encoded by the coding sequence GTGCTCCTGCCCGTGCTCGGCCTCGTCGTGCTGGCCGCGTGCGGCCTCACCGTGCTCGGCGTGGTCACGGCGCAGGTGGGCCCGCTCGCGGTGGCCATCGGCGTCGCCGCGGCGCTGGTTCCGGTCGCGGTCGTCGTGGCCGCCATCCTGTGGGTCGACCGCTGGGAACCGGAGCCGGCGAAGTTGCTGCTCGTCGCCTTCTTCTGGGGCGCCTGCCTTGCCGCGATCACCGCCCTGCTGATCAACAACACCGCCGAAACGGTCGGCGACCTGCTGCTCGGCGAGGGACGCGGCAGCAAACTCAGCGCGCTCCTGTCCGCCCCGCTCGTCGAGGAAGCCGCGAAGGCGTCGTTCGTGCTCGTCGTGCTGCTGCGGCGCGCCGACGAGTTCGACGGGATCATCGACGGCATCGTCTACGCCGGGTTCACCGCCGCCGGATTCGCCTTCTCCGAGAACATCTACTACTTCGGCCGCGCCTTCGCCGACTACGGCTTCGGCGACGCCACCAGCACCGGGGTGGTCGCCGCGTTCGTGCTGCGCGGCGTGATGTCGCCGTTCACCCACCCGCTGTTCGCCGCGCTGACCGGCATCGGTCTCGGCTACGCCGCCCGGGCCGACAACCGGACGGTCAAGATCCTCGCTCCGCTCGGCGGTTACCTCGCCGCCGTCCTGCTGCACGCCCTGTGGAACGGGGCGGCGGTCCTCGGCGGCGCGAAGACGTTCCTCAACGTCTACTTCCTGATCATGGTTCCGCTGTTCGTCGCGGTCGTGCTGCTCATCCTCCTGCAACGCCGGCGCGAACAACGAATCGTCACCGCCGCACTGCCCGCGATGGTGCAGGCGCGGCTCATCGCGCCGTCGGAGGTCGAGTTGCTGTCCACGCTCGCCGGCCGTCGCGAGTGGCGCCGCGAGGCCCGGCAACAGTCCGGGCGGGCCGCGGCGAAAGCCGTCGCCCGGTACCAGGCGAGCGTGACTGAACTCGCCTTCCTGCGCCGCCGCGCGGGCACCCCGGACCACGAGCAGCGCAAGCGGGAACTGCTCGCCACGCTGCGCAGTTCCCGCGCCGACGCGGTGCGGCTGGCGGGTGAGGGTGAGCACTCCCGGTGA
- the folB gene encoding dihydroneopterin aldolase codes for MPDRITLTGLRVFGRHGVFEHEKRDGQEFVVDIVAWLDLAPAAATDDLTRTLHYGELAQLAADIVGGEPYDLIESVAGRIADEVLKKDSRLSAVEVTVHKPSAPIPLSFDDVAVTVHRERG; via the coding sequence ATGCCTGACCGGATCACGCTCACCGGGCTGCGCGTGTTCGGCCGGCACGGGGTGTTCGAGCACGAGAAGCGGGACGGGCAGGAGTTCGTGGTCGACATTGTCGCGTGGCTCGATCTCGCCCCGGCCGCGGCGACGGACGACCTGACGCGGACGCTGCACTACGGCGAGCTGGCGCAGCTGGCGGCGGACATCGTCGGCGGCGAGCCCTACGACCTGATCGAGAGCGTGGCCGGCCGCATCGCGGACGAGGTGCTGAAAAAGGATTCGCGTCTGTCAGCGGTGGAGGTGACGGTGCACAAGCCGTCCGCGCCGATCCCGCTGAGTTTCGACGACGTGGCGGTCACCGTGCACCGGGAGCGTGGGTGA